Proteins found in one Xenopus laevis strain J_2021 chromosome 1L, Xenopus_laevis_v10.1, whole genome shotgun sequence genomic segment:
- the LOC108719085 gene encoding uncharacterized protein LOC108719085 yields the protein MATSYKRQSKEALVDLCEQRGIDTLSKSKEMLICALLEDDQEQQNHTPELGNSMARATPEINSVPGSFSSDDTRSKAVQGDRNSTLQQALELLGSDDPQLRLQLILQYQQAEAAERAAERTAEREAAERAAERTAEREAAERTSERQLQLELAKLQQQPLSTQSSEPREVPFVLQPSAKFPVMDKDSDLDTFLQSFEKTCRQYQLPREQWARHLTPGLKGKALAAFVELPPELDGNYDELKKALIKKYNLTPEVYRRKFRALHKEPMDSYSDVVSSLRTTFHQWIKGLSIETLADLEDLMVRDQFLHICPAELRQFVVDREPKTADKAAEIADTYAASRVPDSRKSSFHSWKPRKADVNLSMPPSLSTQHAKSSESSSLGGASANVDHGDTRRCFSCHQVGHVRSACPNQKGATTPVQPVVMFVSGKAENLSHHMQPVIVGNKVTQGLRDSGSNFSLVRPEIINTGDIIPGKTLSVKGVGGSHPKVPVAKVHLDWGVGRGLREVGVSNEIPVDVLLGNDLGSMLSAFVPNDQVSLGPAALECGHTPQSVTATSKVKQSSWEGGLGDRQVHFPVPEPVVSQGGDRMGEGKERFPLGVSLVQSGSVPVERGFQSGIPDPVPKLPEVLSGVRGQARLRSECRSVGDRWLGHRARSL from the coding sequence ATGGCAACCTCTTACAAAAGACAGAGCAAGGAAGCTCTTGTCGACCTCTGTGAGCAGAGAGGTATTGATACGTTGTCTAAATCAAAGGAAATGCTAATTTGTGCATTGCTGGAGGATGATCAGGAACAGCAGAACCACACACCTGAGTTGGGGAACTCTATGGCTCGAGCTACCCCAGAGATCAACTCTGTCCCTGGATCCTTCTCGAGTGATGATACCCGCAGCAAAGCAGTACAGGGAGACAGGAATTCTACCCTGCAACAAGCTCTAGAATTATTGGGCTCAGATGACCCCCAACTGCGTCTCCAGCTGATCCTCCAATATCAGCAGGCGGAAGCAGCAGAGAGAGCAGCAGAGAGAACAGCAGAAAGGGAAGCAGCAGAGAGAGCAGCAGAGAGAACAGCAGAAAGGGAAGCAGCGGAGAGGACCTCAGAGAGGCAACTCCAACTGGAATTAGCCAAACTCCAACAGCAGCCGCTATCCACGCAGTCCAGTGAGCCCAGGGAAGTTCCTTTTGTTCTACAGCCCTCTGCCAAGTTCCCTGTCATGGATAAGGACAGTGACTTGGATacttttttgcaaagttttgaaAAGACTTGCAGGCAATATCAATTGCCCCGGGAGCAGTGGGCCAGACATTTAACACCTGGATTAAAAGGCAAAGCTCTAGCTGCCTTTGTGGAACTTCCACCTGAGCTAGATGGAAACTATGATGAACTAAAAAAGGctctcattaaaaaatataatctcACACCAGAAGTATACCGGCGAAAGTTTAGGGCATTGCATAAAGAGCCCATGGACAGTTACTCGGATGTAGTGAGCAGTCTCAGGACTACCTTTCATCAGTGGATTAAGGGGCTTTCCATTGAAACCTTAGCTGATCTGGAAGATTTGATGGTGAGGGACCAGTTCCTACACATCTGCCCTGCAGAGCTGCGCCAATTTGTGGTAGATCGAGAGCCTAAGACAGCAGACAAGGCTGCAGAGATCGCTGATACCTATGCTGCTAGCAGAGTTCCCGACAGCCGCAAATCATCTTTCCATAGCTGGAAACCCAGGAAAGCAGATGTTAACCTGTCTATGCCCCCAAGTCTTTCAACACAGCATGCCAAGTCCAGTGAAAGTTCTTCTTTAGGTGGGGCTAGTGCCAACGTGGATCATGGAGACACCCGCAGATGCTTTTCCTGCCACCAGGTGGGCCATGTGAGGTCCGCCTGCCCGAACCAAAAGGGAGCAACCACACCTGTCCAACCTGTGGTAATGTTTGTGTCTGGTAAGGCTGAGAATTTATCTCATCACATGCAGCCTGTGATTGTGGGTAACAAAGTGACTCAGGGACTAAGGGACTCAGGGTCTAATTTTTCTCTTGTGCGTCCAGAGATTATTAACACTGGGGACATTATTCCTGGGAAGACTTTGTCTGTGAAGGGGGTGGGTGGAAGCCACCCAAAGGTGCCTGTGGCAAAGGTTCACTTGGATTGGGGTGTGGGAAGAGGTCTAAGGGAAGTAGGGGTGTCCAATGAAATTCCAGTTGATGTATTGCTGGGGAATGATTTGGGAAGTATGCTCTCTGCTTTTGTGCCCAATGACCAGGTCTCACTAGGTCCAGCCGCGCTGGAGTGTGGCCACACGCCTCAATCAGTAACTGCCACCAGTAAAGTAAAGCAAAGTAGCTGGGAGGGAGGACTGGGAGACAGACAAGTCCATTTCCCAGTGCCTGAACCAGTAGTGTCCCAAGGTGGGGATAGGATGGGAGAGGGAAAGGAGAGGTTTCCCCTAGGTGTCTCCCTAGTACAATCAGGTAGTGTACCTGTGGAGAGGGGTTTCCAGAGTGGGATCCCTGatcctgtacccaaactgcctgaGGTCTTGAGTGGGGTCAGAGGACAGGCCAGACTCAGGAGTGAGTGCAGGAGTGTGGGGGACAGGTGGTTAGGACACAGAGCAAGGTCCTTGTAG